A single genomic interval of Aedes aegypti strain LVP_AGWG chromosome 1, AaegL5.0 Primary Assembly, whole genome shotgun sequence harbors:
- the LOC110677752 gene encoding uncharacterized protein LOC110677752 → MDFPVFSAYNGELISIDYHKMKPSAASFCHNWEQIEANILKQNSHLYKEIKADFIRALSIIRLKNPSRGSKRKQDNSRKENPLSGIVEWIKMEDDPPMTESVAPVLYVRGEQLQMSQDCFLKWHDWIIPVALDVKCAFELLVMSLMVFNVPPSPTDKQFYLFINGAICQTETLSTTGAKFLHSLN, encoded by the exons atggattttcctGTATTCTCAGCATACAACGGAGAGctg ATCTCCATCGATTACCACAAGATGAAGCCCTCAGCCGCATCTTTCTGTCATAATTGGGAACAAATCGAAGCAAACATTTTGAAGCAGAATAGTCATCTCTACAAGGAAATCAAAGCAG ATTTTATTCGAGCGCTGTCAATCATCCGATTGAAAAATCCATCCAGAGGATCCAAAAGGAAGCAAGACAATTCCAGAAAGGAAAACCCACTATCTGGTATCGTTGAATGGATTAAG ATGGAAGATGACCCACCCATGACAGAATCGGTGGCACCGGTTTTGTACGTAAGGGGGGAGCAGCTGCAAATGAGCCAAGATTGTTTCCTTAAGTGGCATGACTGGATTATTCCTGTAGCGCTGGACGTGAAGTGCGCGTTTGAGTTGCTAGTGATGTCGCTTATGGTATTCAATGTCCCGCCTTCACCGACAGACAAACAGTTCTATCTGTTTATCAACGGAGCAATATGCCAAACGGAAACATTGAGTACCACCGGAGCAAAATTCCTGCACTCACTCAACTAA